In the genome of Pithys albifrons albifrons isolate INPA30051 unplaced genomic scaffold, PitAlb_v1 scaffold_50, whole genome shotgun sequence, one region contains:
- the LOC139685268 gene encoding LOW QUALITY PROTEIN: dnaJ homolog subfamily B member 1-like (The sequence of the model RefSeq protein was modified relative to this genomic sequence to represent the inferred CDS: deleted 1 base in 1 codon): protein SPNSPNVWINKTLPPHPRQDPPVLYELRVSLEEIYSGCTKKMKISHKRLGPDGKTVRTEDKILTIEVKRGWKEGTKITFPKEGDQTPTNIPADVVFVLKDKPHDVFRRDGSDIVFPATISLREALCGCSLSVPTLDGRTLPMVFQDVLKPGVKRRVPGEGLPLPRSPDRRGDLVIEFDVKFPDRIPPSAKPLLEQLLPL from the exons AGCCCAAACTCCCCCAATGTCTGGATTAATAAGACtctccccccccaccccaggcAGGACCCCCCCGTGCTGTACGAGCtcagggtgtccctggaggAGATTTACAGCGGCTGCACCAAGAAGATGAAGATCTCGCACAAGCGCCTGGGCCCCGACGGGAAGACGGTGAGGACGGAGGATAAGATCCTGACCATCGAGGTGAAGAGGGGCTGGAAGGAGGGCACCAAGATCACCTTCCCCAAGGAGGGCGACCAGACCCCCACCAACATCCCCGCGGACGTCGTGTTCGTGCTCAAGGACAAGCCCCACGACGTGTTCCGCAGGGACGGCTCCGACATCGTGTTCCCGGCCACCATCAGCCTGCGCGAG gctCTCTGTGGCTGCTCCCTCTCGGTGCCCACCCTGGACGGGCGCACCCTGCCCATGGTGTTCCAGGACGTGCTCAAGCCGGGGGTGAAGCGGCGGGTCCCGGGGGAGGGGCTG CCCCTGCCCCGCAGTCCCGACCGGCGCGGGGATCTCGTGATCGAGTTCGACGTGAAGTTCCCCGACAGGATCCCCCCGTCGGCCAAgcccctcctggagcagcttcTGCCTCTCTAg
- the LOC139685264 gene encoding LOW QUALITY PROTEIN: PDZ domain-containing protein GIPC1-like (The sequence of the model RefSeq protein was modified relative to this genomic sequence to represent the inferred CDS: deleted 1 base in 1 codon), with the protein MPLGLGRRKKPPPLVENEERSEGSGGRGAAPGGDPGGAAGGGGAGGGTGATPALRPRLVFHTQLAHGSPTGRVEGFGNVRELYGKIGEAFGIPPGEVLFCTLNTPKVDMEKLLGGQIGLEDFIFAHTRGQRKEVTVLKSEEALGLTITDNGAGYAFIKRIREGSVIARVPLIGVGDVIEAIDGRSLVGARHFEVAKLLQELPRGHRFTLQLTEPRRAFDMIGPRSGGSRGGAPQVGTGRGTLRLRSRGPATLEEQPSAFEERAVAKVDDLLESYMGIRDSELAATMVELGRDAACPDALAEALDSQLGDFAFPDEFVFDVWGAIGDAKTRDAH; encoded by the exons aTGCCGCTGGGGCTCGGCCGCCGCAAGAAGCCGCCGCCGCTGGTGGAGAACGAGGAGCGCTCCGAGGGCTCGGGGGGTcgcggggctgccccgggggGCGACCCCGGGGGGGCCGCGGGGGGCGGGGGCGCCGGGGGGGGCACCGGAGCGACCCCCGCGCTGCGGCCGCGCCTGGTGTTCCACACCCAGCTGGCCCACGGCAGCCCCACGGGCAGGGTGGAGGGATTCGGGAATGTCCGGGAGCTGTACGGGAAGATCGGGGAGGCCTTCGGGATCCCCCCGGGAGAG gtgCTGTTCTGCACACTGAACACGCCCAAGGTGGACATGGAGAAGCTGCTGGGGGGGCAGATCGGGCTGGAGGATTTTATCTTTGCCCACACGCGGGGGCAGCGCAAGGAGGTGACGGTGCTGAAGAGCGAGGAGGCCCTGGGGCTGACCATCACTGACAACGGGGCGGGGTACGCCTTCATCAAG CGCATCCGCGAGGGCTCCGTCATCGCCCGCGTGCCCCTGATCGGCGTC GGGGACGTCATCGAGGCCATCGACGGGCGCAGCCTGGTGGGGGCGCGACACTTCGAGGtggcaaagctgctgcaggagctgccccgCGGGCACCGCTTCACCCTGCAGCTGACCGAGCCCAGGAGGGCCTTcg acATGATCGGGCCTCGCTCGGGGGGCAGTCGGGGCGGTGCCCCCCAGGTGGGCACGGGCAGGGGCACTCTGAGGCTGCGCTCCCGTGGCCCTGCCACCCTGGAGGAGCAG cCTTCGGCCTTTGAGGAGCGAGCGGTGGCCAAAGTGGACGATCTGCTGGAGAGTTACATGGGCATCCGAGACAGTGAGCTGG ccgCCACCATGGTGGAGCTGGGCCGCGATGCCGCCTGTCCCGACGCCCTGGCCGAGGCTCTGGATTCGCAGCTCGGGGATTTCGCCTTCCCCGACGAGTTCGTGTTCGACGTGTGGGGGGCGATTGGGGACGCCAAG ACACGAGATGCCCACTGA
- the LOC139685263 gene encoding zinc finger protein 852-like, producing MDLGRRNPSPTHPLLVFPPNLDFSFSNLGWMEEEAARKRKMPQDPQAGPELSTESTEDKSPRQNLEAEAVLNISRAQEVTGEEKPPRCHTGRDSNPSPCWSEEESPIQCWEGGQSFRGSSDLVVHEKLHNEEKPYKCLECGRSFSWKSQLIQHQMIHTGERPYKCLECGKSFSRNFNLIQHQMIHSGEMPYKCLECGKSFVSKNHLIRHQMIHTGERPYRCSECGISFHQSSCLIRHRVIHTGEHPYKCLECGKSFSDPSDLRNHQRLHSTERPYKCLECGKSFRQRTGLSSHQRFHSEERPYECPECGKRFKTSSHLVRHETTHTDERPFHCSDCGKSFSRNFSLVLHQRIHTGERPYKCDECGKSFSNSSNLSTHQQTHK from the exons ATGGACTTGGGCAGGAGGAACCCCAGCCCAACACACCCACTCCTTGTTTTTCCTCCAAACCTGGATTTCTCCTTCTCAAACCTTGGctggatggaggaggaggctgcgaggaagaggaagatgccccaggacccccaggcag gccctgagctgagcacggagagcacggaggacaaatccccccggCAGAACCTCGAGGCAGAGGCCGttttgaacatctccagggcacaggaggtcactggggaggaaaagccaccAAGATGCCACACAGGGAGGGACTCCAATCCCAGCCCATGTTGGTCTGAGGAGGAAAGCCCCATTCAGTGCTGGGAAGGCGGCCAGAGCTTCAGGGGGAGCTCTGACCTGGTGGTCCATGAGAAGCTTCACAATGAGGAGAAgccctacaagtgcttggaatgtgggaggAGCTTCAGCTGGAAATCCCAACTGATCCAGCatcagatgatccacactggggaaaggccCTACAAGTGCCTGGAATGTGGAAAGAGCTTCAGCCGGAACTTCAACCTGATCCAGCATCAGATGATCCACTCTGGGGAAATGCCCTACAAGTGcctggaatgtgggaagagctttgtcaGTAAAAACCACCTGATCcgccaccagatgatccacactggggaaaggccCTACAGGTGCTCGGAGTGTGGGATCAGCTTCCACCAGAGCTCCTGTCTGATCCGCCACCGGGTCATCCACACCGGAGAACACccctacaagtgcttggaatgtgggaagagcttcagtgACCCCTCAGACCTGAGGAACCACCAGCGCCTGCACTCCACAGAACGGCCCTACAAGTgtttggaatgtgggaagagcttcaggcAGAGAACTGGCCTGAGCAGCCACCAGAGGTTCCACTCCGAGGAACGGCCCTACGAGTGtcctgagtgtgggaagaggtttaaGACCAGCTCCCATCTCGTCAGGCATGAGACGACACACACAGACGAGAGGCCCTTCCACTGCtccgactgcgggaagagcttcagccgCAACTTCAGCCTCGTCCTCCACCAGCgaatccacactggggagaggccctacaaGTGTgatgagtgtgggaagagcttcagcaaCAGCAGTAACTTGTCCACACACCAACAGACCCACAAGTAA